GTATTTTCAATTGAGTctctattaaattttttgtcaattgagaacttaaaatttttatatttttcaattgaatgacATGATTGGTATCTTGCTGACATCTTACTTCCTTATCTTCGTGTGTTAAGAAACATGAAGTTTTGTGGTTGATATAAAACAATATAGCAGttaatgtaaaatgaaaaatgttaacTTGCAAGATCATATATCGCTTTGCTCAATTGGCGTTGGATGTGAGTCATATGACCTTTCCTATCTCTCCATCACCATTGGTATGTGCATCTATGGTCTCCAATGATAATCCATCCACAATTCATACATCTTGGGTTGACAAAATTGCAAAAGATAGTGACAATTTTAAAACACGTATAGTTAATCTTTTCCTAATATTCTTAATAAACGAACTTTGTCTCCTTTCTTTTAGTTCGTTTTGTTATTTGGGGTCCTTCCACCCCATATAGTTATCATTATTTAGTTACCTATTTTGATGATTATCCTAATGTACTTAGATTTGGTAAATGAAGAATCAATCAAAagtgttttttatatttcaaacttttttaatgaaatcaaaACAATTTGATATATCATTTTTTCAGAGTGATAGTGCTCATGAATATTTGTCTCACCAATTCTAGCATGGTCTCCAATGATATCCTAAATCAAATTTCGTGTTCGTGTACTCCTCACAAAATAGAGTAGCcgaacacaaaaaacatacatcTTATTGGAAATACTTTGACAATTCTTCTCATTCATCTTCCTCACCATTTTTGGAGAATGTTGTCCTTACAACATGTCGTCTCATTAACCAGATGAGATCATATGTCCTTAATCCCACTTTGTCCGTTTTCCTCATTCCCCTTTATATTGTCTCCCTCCATGTGATTTTGGCACCACATGTTTTGTGCACAACCTCAAACCTAGTCAAGATAAACTTTCTCCGTTCAAATGTGTCTTAGTGGGAAAACATCATCCTTCAAAAGTGTATAGATGTTTTTCTCGATCTTCATGGGTATTTTGTATATGTAGATGTCTCTTTCTTTGAGTTTTTTGCACACTACGAACCTGTTCCTTCTAATGATGACATATGTAGCCACTTTCCCACCACTAGCAATCTTCATTACTACCAGTTGACTTTACCATAACTTGGAAGCTTCTCCGTCATCTCTTCAAAAGTTTATCAAGATTATTCACGACCTGTTGATATTTCAGTACGGGACCCATCTTCAATGGATAAAGATATGTATTGCTTAACAAAAGTTCACGTTGTACTCATAACCTTTCTTCACATTAACAAACCTCAACTATCATTCACTTTCCATCATACATAAAACTTGCTTGTCTTTATTGTCTTTTGATTCCATTTCTAAGTCTCCAGGTGAAACTTTATCTAATCTAGAGTAGCATCAAGCAATGATTCATGAGATGTATACCACTTAAAGTAGTGGTACCTGGGAGTTCATTCCTCTCCCAGCGGGCAAATAAATTGTTGGGTTTGGTGGTTGTACACACTTAAAACAAGACTTGATGGTAACATTGAACGCTATAAAGCTTGGTTGATTGTCAAAGGATACATGAAAATCTATAGCccatgaaatttatttattactacCAGTTTCTCTCTTGTTgccaaaatgaaatttattaaacttttcttttccatttcaacTATTCCCCATTGTACTCTGTTTCATCTTGACCTAACAAATGCATTTCTACATGGTAATGTTGATGAAGAAGTCTATATGGAGCAACTTTCTAGTTTTGTCACTCAGGGAGAGTTGTTTGATATGCAGGTTCATAGTCTATATGGCCTTAAGTAATTACCCGGTGCATGGTTTGGGCATTTTAAGAGTACCATCCATCAGTTTGAAATCACTCAAAGTGGGCATTTTAAGAGTATCATCATCCATCAGTTTGAAATCATTCAAAGTGATGCTGATCTTTCTCTGTTTTATCATCATTGTTCCCAAGGATGTGTCTATCTCATTGTATACATGGACGACATTGTTACCATTGGCAGCAATGACAAGGGTATTGTACAACTGAGtcaaatttattgtattaactattttttctaaattaataaagcattttGTTGTCTCAGAAACATACAGTTTAAGCTCAACGTCTCTTTTTTTCCAATAGTGTAACAAttactaatgaaaaaaatagggGCAACACCATGGTTAAAAGAAAAACCATAGAGACACAGACAAAAAAGGAATGAGCTGCAATATGACATCATAAAATTCCATAGCTGATGACCAACAGCAACTATgcattgtaaaatttaaagatatatttcAGTAATATGGGGTCAGTATGAACTattccttaattttttaatgaaatgaaataataacGACAAATAGGTATTTTGTTtctcattatcattattttcaacCAAGAATAGAAAAACtacatgaaaaggaaaaaatgttTACTTGGGAAATCCCATCAGACTCGTGCTCTGTCATATAGAGTGGACCAGGAACACGGATTTTAATGATTTCAAACTTTCTACCATGAGCGTCTGTTTCCTTTGAAAGGATACAATGAGCTTCTTTAGATCTTTCATGCTGAGGATCAGTTTCATCTTCAATCCAAGACAGCAGAACCACACCAGGCCTCACAAAACAGCACATGTTATCAATGTGACCATTCGTGTCATCATCCCCTGCATAAAAGCAGTATATTAGAATTTGGGGGGATATGTAAAATCTACAAACCACTATGAACCTATGATATATACTCTAATATGTACTCTAATACTTCAAGATCATGTGGAGGGGCAGACATGTGCTCTTAAAATTGCAGCCTCAAATGGAGTTCaagtgcaaaaagaaaaaaaaaagtcattattGAAGTTAGCAACAACACAAGGATCCCCAAAGACAGTTATAAGAACaccataacaaaataaaatatctaccGGATTGTTGTTTCTTTCTATAGAAAATTAACTGGCAAGACTAGGGCAAAAATTCCAAATTTCTCATTAGTAGGGTCCAGATGTGTCCTCCCAATATTTTGTATTAGCTCTCACCCAAAAAAGGCAGAAAGAAATTTGTCAATTATAccttaattttagtttcattttgtaataaagaaaaatacttagGTGATATAATCACAATAAACTAATTGAGTAATAGTGAAAGTCTGAGCCTTTTATGTAGCAGGGAAAGCTAGTCAAATGCACAGAATTTAATTTCCTGACACAAAGTGCATTCGGCAGAAGAGAATAGCTATATTTCATTTATCATACAAGTATCATTATATTGTTCTACAACCAATTATCTTGCTATCATTGATTCTAAGTAGAACCATATATTGATCCATTGTTCTATTAGTTTACGCAAGTCAAGGTTTTAGCATGTATTCAATCAAATTATTCTTGCTAAGAAACAAATCAGTAATTCTGCATCAAACCTTGTGAAACAACACATGATCACTGGTGCAGGGGAATTTTTTAACTACCTTACATTATGGAAATATTCTTAATCTACAATAGCAATATCAAGTTTGTATACCATATAATCCACGAGGCAACCATATAACCTTCCTGACTCCAAGATATGTCTTAAGTTCATACTCTATTTGGTCCTTATTCAAGTTAGGATTCCTGTTCTTGTTCAAGAGGCACTCTTCTGTTGTAAGACAGGTTCCTGAAGGAAGACAAACGCCGAGGTAAACCGAAAAAACTAGTACAGTTTTTAACAAATTCATATAGGCATCAAGGTAGAGCAGTAAATCTAAGTATATGATCTGATTGAcaaattgaaatgaaagacatgaaATTAACAAAACCACATTCATGAATAGAGCAAAAATAAAATGCTGCCTTGCACAGCTGCATGTTATCCTCGTTATTGAATAAATTAGCAGTAAAAGTGCGCTTATTTAGAGATGAATATGTGCCAGATAACAGGCACATATTCTGGAAGAAACACCAAAGAAATACTGAAAAACATAATAGGAGtacacaacaaatataagtgaTGATCAAGGGAAGGCTTAAAACATAAAGACCACTGGTTAGGATACATTAtcgaaataaatttattaaaacatagcACAAGAACATTTAGcgtcaaataaattttatcaccTTGTTTAACCATTTCACAAGATCTCCATTCACCACACCATATAGAATATTCTccatctaattattattattacaagaaTAATTGACTAAAAAGTAACGGCAACAGCAGGTTAGCCATTGaggaaattaataaaaacaagtaCCTCTACTTCACCAAACAAGGCTACGTTATGGTTACAGATTTACTAGTTCGGACATCTACATGGAAAAAATGTACGTTCAACATGGCAAATAATCACTATATAACTCTTACTTTCTCCATCCACATGGATACTTCCACCTTCAAGCACCATCGATTGCCGAAATCTAGGAATCTTCTCAATTTCCAAAATCTagcaaacaagaaaacaaaatcggTAAAGCAGTTCACATggccaaaaaaataataaatatataaataagaaaaatgtggAACATTCCAAACCTTCTTAGCCACAAGCAAATCAAGACTCCAATCAGTATAGCATCCACCTTCTGAACCTAAACAGTTCATAAAACACCATTAGTAAAGGAACCAACAATCACACACGCTCTTAGAATAGAAAGATCTGAATATCAATTGTCCTAGTGCTTACCCCCCCAACTATTAAATTGCCAGTCAATCCCTGCAATTCTGTCAACTGCACCACCAGACTCTGTTGTCGTGCTTCTTCTCACAacaaactaacaaagaaaacaaatcacACAACATGCTTATACATCCAAGCACACAAGGATGATTTACACAGTAAGAGAAACTCACAGTGGGTCCAGTATCACGAAACCAAGAATCATTCATACTCATCTCAACCACCCTGATATGTTTAGGTAACTGACTTCGTGCATTCACCCACTATTAAACAATTCAGGCAGCATCAAAGAAAACCGCAACAATAATGtccattaataaaaataacgtCTAACACCAATAACTTACCTGGCCAGAACTAACACAAACAGTAACAGACTCAAATTTTGAGATGGCAGTTGCCACCTTCGCAAACACATGTTGGGCCGGTCCAGCGTTCTCTCGCCAGTTATCAGGGCGTTCCTGTTACACTCATCGGGcttgtaataaaataatgataacaataatagtaataacagtaataaaataataatagtaataacagtaataataataaaataataatagaatttaGATGCAGTACTCACTGGCCAACCCATCCAACACTGAGTGTGGGTTTCCCACTCTGCAGGCATCTCGAATCCATGATCAAATGGTGTTCCGTGGAGCTGCATCACAAAATTCTAGCTTCGGTTTGCTCTGTGATAATTCAGAGCAACAAAACACTTAGACGGTGAAGCAGAAATGTTCAAGCCTGTTTACTAGACCATTGGGCAGTGTTATCGCAAGACAAGCAACCCATCACTTTTTTCGGAAAGGCTTAGGTTATCAAACTAGCGAATAGACAGTTAACTTGGCCAAGTTTACGTTTCAACTCATGGCTTCCGAGTCTcggaaacaaaattgtttttcatgTGGACTCGGTAGACTCAGTTGCAAAATCGATAGAATTGTTTGAACTCGCTGAGTTTAGATACGTTTTTGCGAGTTCAGATGCGTTTTTGCGTGTTCGAtggacaaatttttttaaccagAAGGATGTCATATGTAGAACGGTGTCATATGTAGAGGACGGACTCACTAGATTGGGGCTTCCCGTGTTTAAGccatttcttcttctcttgcatCACCCTCTCTCATCTTCCTCTCACAATATATTAGCCTCCCGTCTTGCACTCGCCAAAAGAGCCTATGATACTTATTGGAACAACGGATCAACAAAACTGGCAAGGTAAGCTTCTTGGCACGCATTTGACATTGTTTACAAGTTGGGATCTTCAAACAAGATCACGGATGCTTTATCTAGAATTATCGAGGACAAAGAATTTGATGGAATTTCAAGACCGTTTTGACAAAATATCACCGAAATTGTATAGAGGCCCACAGCGACCCAGAGTTAGCAAAAGGCAGAACTCCTTTGCTACATGACTCCAACTTACATAAGCACTCACTACATCTTGAAAAGTATTAGGTTATAAGGGATACATATCATATCCCATTCTAGTTCAGTAAAAGTGCACCCCAAAGCCCTTCAAGGATTTCTATATTATAATCctaaatgacaaaaatataaagcatTGATATTGAGTAGAAGAACAAGCAAAACATAACCTATTATATTACAACTAAATCACAGAACAAGCTCAATATCGGATCCTATCACA
This genomic stretch from Vigna radiata var. radiata cultivar VC1973A chromosome 7, Vradiata_ver6, whole genome shotgun sequence harbors:
- the LOC106768425 gene encoding agmatine deiminase; the encoded protein is MQLHGTPFDHGFEMPAEWETHTQCWMGWPERPDNWRENAGPAQHVFAKVATAISKFESVTVCVSSGQWVNARSQLPKHIRVVEMSMNDSWFRDTGPTFVVRRSTTTESGGAVDRIAGIDWQFNSWGGSEGGCYTDWSLDLLVAKKILEIEKIPRFRQSMVLEGGSIHVDGERTCLTTEECLLNKNRNPNLNKDQIEYELKTYLGVRKVIWLPRGLYGDDDTNGHIDNMCCFVRPGVVLLSWIEDETDPQHERSKEAHCILSKETDAHGRKFEIIKIRVPGPLYMTEHESDGISQDGKAKSRLPGTRLAASYVNFYIANKAIIAPQFGDRKWDYEAIRVLSNAFPHHEVVGVEGAREIVLGGGNIHCITQQQPAV